The Euzebyales bacterium nucleotide sequence ACCTCGTGTGCGGGGGCGGCCCGGTGCCACCCCTCCCGCGGACCGGTCCGCGTCAGCTCGCCGGCGTCACCGGAGCCGCGAGCACATCCAGACCATAGCCTTCCAGCTCCTGTGGCGGCACGTTCAATGTGGGCGCCAGCCGCGTGCTGCGGTGCGTGAGCAAGGTGAACGGCTCGCCGGTCGGCCGCCCGTCGAACGCGTCCGGGCGCTCGGCCAGCAGGTACAGGGTGCGGTCGCCCGACCGGGCGGCCAGGGCCTCCAGGCGGTCGTTGCTGACGGTCTCGTCCGCCCACGCCGCCGGCACGTCGCAGTGGGCCCGCAGCGGCTGGGTCATGCGATAGTGCATCGCGCCCCCGGCCTCGTCCAGCAACAGGAGCGCGGCATCGGTGCCGAGGCGGTGACACGCCGCCTCGACCTGTGCGGCGAAGCCGGCCTCCTCGTTGAGGTCGGCGACCGGCCAGGTCGTGCGCAGTGGCATCAGCAGGCACAGTCCCGCGAGCACTCCGAGGGCGATGTGGCCGGGCAACCGCCACGGGCCGCTCGGGACGCGTGTCCAGCAGCGGTCGATCAGCCACGCCGCGCACACCAGCAGGCCGGGGAAGACCACGGGCAGGAACCGGCGGTCCGCCCAGATGTGGTCGGGTGTGATCGACGGCTGCCACAGGTAGAGCGTCGTCAGGCCGCTGAGGGCCAGCAGGAACGGCATGAGGCGACCGATGCGGCGGGCGACGGTCTCCCGGGTCATTAGCGCCCAGCCCGCCACACCCGCAGCCAGCGCGGGCAGGCCGAGGTACCAGCCCAGCCAGCGCATGGACTGCTCGGCGTAGGTCCGGCTCTCGTCGACCGCCTGACCCTCACGCTGCTGGAGGAAGCCGATCGGCAGGGTGCGGTCCCACGTGTCGACCTGCACGACGGGGCGGACGGCGTAAGCGAACACGCCCGCCACGACGATCAGCAGACCGAGGCCGACGGCGAACCGCTGGCGGTGCCGTAGGATCGCGGCGACGGCGGAGCGTCCCGCGTTCGTGCGTGCCATCGCGGCGATGCCACCGACCGCGATGAACGCCAGGGCCAGCGGCACCAGGAACTCGACGTGCAGCCCGACGTAGAACGGAGCGAAGACGAAGAGGTCGACCGTGGCGATGGCGCTGGTCGTGGCGATGCCGGTCAGCGCCGCCGGCGCGACGCGACGCAGCCGACCGGTCACGAGCGGTGGCAGAAGCGCCAGCGTGAGCATCAGCAGCACCACCAGGCCGTCGAGGCGGGCGAGGAAGGTCCCACCGAGGAGGAGCCCGGCGACGAACCCGGTCGTGCGGTCACGCAGTACGACGGCCTGGTCGAGCGCCCACAGCCCGGCGAACAGCATGCCGAGCATCAGCAGCTCCGAGAACGGGGCGCGCGTGAAGTAGACGAACACCAGGGTGCCCGCCAGCCCGACCTGGGCGACGAGCGCGAGCCATGGACGCATCAGCCGTTCGGCGAAGGCGTACAGGGCCAGCAGGGCCAGCCCGCCGAGCAGTGCGTTGGTCCTGATCATCAGATCGAGGCCGCCGGCGAGGTCGACCGAGGCCATCATCGCCGGGAAGGCGTGCATGAACTGGGCATACAGCGGGCCATCAGGCACGATCTCGTGGAACCCGGCGGCGAAGTAACCCAGGCCGTCCGTGTCGTCGAACGGGGGGCGGGCGGCGTTGATGACCAGCCCTCCATCGGAGGCGATCCAGCCGGCGGTCGCGGTGTACGTGCCGCCGTCCCGTCCCGTCTGCATGTGCTCGCCGGGCAGTGCGCCATTGACGACCGTCGCGGCCAGTGCGACCGCCACCGCGGTGACCCGGATCCACGACGTCGCAGGATGGTCGGGGCGCGTGACCTTCTTCCGTGCGCCGCGGGTCGCCCACCACAGGCCGGCGGTGACCAGCGCGGTCAGCACAACCACCGGCGCGAGTGCGAAGGCGCCGAGCATCGCCAGCGTGACGCCCGACAGCGCCCAGGCGAGCTCGCCGAGCAGCACCAGCCACACCAGACGCTGGAACCAGGTCGCCGACGACGTGCCCGCCGTCACGGCGGTCGCGGCGGGGCGATCGACGGTCAGCGCGCCGTGCGGCGACGCGGCCGACATGCAAGCTCCTTCCGACGGGTAGGGGCATCCGGGACGGGCCCCGGCCCGATATGTTTGCGGAGCCTGGTTCCGCAACCGCGCGGTGGACCGGCTCCGCCGGACACAAGACTACGCGGGTCAGATGTCGAGAGTGGCTGTCAACACAGGAGCGCACCGGTGGCTGAGAAGATCGAGAAGACCGACGAGGGACTGCTGGTACCCGACGAGCCGATCATCCCCTTCGTCGAGGGCGACGGGACCGGCCCGGACATCTGGGCCGCGTCCGTGCGGGTCTTCGACGCGGCCGTCGAGAAGGCCTACGGTGGCGACCGCCAGATCGAGTGGACCGAGGTGCTGGCCGGTCAGAAGGCCAACGACCAGGTCGGTGAGTGGCTGCCCAAGGCGACGATCGAGTCGTTCCGCGAGCACCTGATCGGCATCAAGGGCCCGCTGACGACACCGGTGGGCGAGGGCTTCAGGAGCCTGAACGTCGCGATCCGCCAGATCCTCGACCTGTATGTCTGCCTCCGTCCGGTGCGCTGGTACGCGGGGGTGCCCAGCCCGGTCAAGCACCCCGAGAAGATCGACATGGTGATCTTCCGCGAGAACACCGAGGACGTCTACGCCGGCAAGGAGCTGCAGGCGGGCACCGACGAGGCACGCCAGGCGCTGAAGTTCTTCGCCGACTCCTACGGCTGGGAGATCCGGGAGGACTCGGGCATCGGTATCAAGCCGATCAGCGAGACGGGCTCGAAGCGCCTGATCCGCGCCGCGATCAACTTCGCCCTCGAGAACGACCGGCGGAAGGTGACCCTGGTCCACAAGGGCAACATCATGAAGTTCACGGAGGGTGCCTTCCGGTCCTGGGGCTACGAGCTGGTGCGCGACGAGTTCTCCGACGTCGCGGTGAGCTGGGAGGACAGCGGCGGCGACCCGGGCGACAAGCTGCTGGTCGAGGACGTGATCGCCGACGCCATGCTGCAGCAGATCCTCACCCGCCCCGACGAGTACGACGTGATCGCCACCATGAACCTCAACGGTGACTACATCTCCGACGCGCTCGCGGCGCAGGTCGGCGGCATCGGCATCGCGCCCGGCGGCAACATCAACTACGAGACCGGCGTGTCGGTGTTCGAGGCCACCCACGGCACGGCGCCCAAGTACGCCGGCCAGGACAAGGTAAACCCCGGTTCGCTCATCCTGTCGGGTGTCTCGATGCTGCGCCGGATGGGCTGGTCCGAGGCCGCTGAGACGATCGTGTCGTCGATGGAGGACACGATTTCCCAGAAACTGGTCACCTACGACTTCGAGCGCCAGATGGAGGGCGCGACGCTGCTCAGGACAAGCGAGTTCGCTGACGCGATGATCGAGCGCATGTGACCGCGGAGACCCCCACCCCTCGGTGGGCTGGCGCTCACCCTCACCCGCAGATCCCCACCGACCGGCTTGCTGGCGCTGGCCCTCACCCGCAGATCCCCACCCCTCGGCCGGCTGGCGCGCGCCCGCACTCCCAGCGCGCGCCTCGGCTGCGGCCCGATCAGCATCTGGCCGACTCGATCACGCGGGTCGGACGGTTCGCGGCCATCGACCCGCTCAAGGGGCGCAGCCTGCCCAAGCTCGTGCGCGTGCTCGGCGTCGTGGCCTGGGTCGCGTTGACCGTTGAGTCGTTCCGCCGCGCCCGCGCGTCCGCGTCCGGGGACACCGCGCGCGACTGACGCCGACGTGGCGCCGAGGTCGCGCTGACGTGTGCGGTCAGCTACACCGGGTTCGGGTGTGGCTGCCAGGACGCCCGTGCTCCTGGATGCCGTGGACAAGGGCGCGTGGCCGGCAGCCAGCGGACGTAGGTCCTGGCCGCCACGCGGCCCGCGCGTACACTGTGGCGCGTTCCGGCCGGGTAGCCAAGTGGTAAGGCAGGGGCCTGCAAAGCCCTTATTCGCGGGTTCGATTCCCGCCCCGGCCTCTCACGCTGACCAGCGGAAATGCGCTCCGCAGCACGTCGCCTGTGGATAACCGTGTAGCAGTTCTTGTAGCAGTCATACCCTCCACATGTGAGAGTGGCGAAGCTCTACCCGATCGATGGCGGCCCGCGGTGGGGCGCGCCCTGGTACGACGCGAGCGGTAGGCGGCGCGCGGTCACCGCGCCGACGGTCGAGGAAGCTGTCGCGAAGCGCGCCAAGAAGATGGCTGGCTGGACGTCGGACGAGAAGCTCGGTGACTTCCTCTCCTGGTGGACGACCGAGTACCTTCCGCGCCGCGTCGCGAATGGCCGCCTCGCTGAGGAGACGATGGACGGCTACGAGTCGTCCGTGCGGCTGCACATCACGCCGCGCATCGGTGCTGTCGGCCTGACCGACCTGACGGCCACCGTGCTCGAGGGCTGGCTCGACGAGCTCGACGACGACGGTCTCGGTGCTCGCGGGCGGCAGAAGGCGCTGCGCACGCTGTCGGTCGCGCTCAGCGTGGCGGTGAAGCGCGACCTAATCGGGCGGAATCCCGCCCGCGGCGTGGAGGGCCCGCGTGTTGTTGCGAAGCGGGTCACTCCGTGGACCCGTTCGCAGGCGGCTGCGTTCATCGCCGCTTCGACCGAGATGCCGCAGCTCCACGGGAACCTGTGGCTCGTCCAGCTCGGCACCGGTCTGCGGCCGTCAGAGGCGCTCGCGCTGCACGTCGACGATGTCGACCTGTCCCGTGCTCGGGCGCGGGTGCACCGCAACCTGAGCTGGCGCAGGGGCGGGCGGTGGGTCATCAAGACGACCAAGGGCGAGGACGATGTGTGGCTCGCGCTGCCGGACTTCGCTGTCAGCGCCGTTACCCGGCACCTGGAGGTACGTGCCGCGTGGGCGGCGTGGGACGGCTGGCAGGAGCACGGACTGCTGTTCACGGCGCGAGCCGGCATCCCACTGCGCGGCACATCGATCGGCACGCCGCTGACCAAGCTGTGCGCGCAGGCGGGTGTGCCGCGCGTCACGCCGCACGGCATCCGCCACCAGACGGCGAGTGCGCTGCTCGCAGCGGGAAAGAGCCTCACCGACGTGCAGTACGTGCTGCGCCACAAGACCCAGCGGCTGACGAGCGATCTCTACGGGCACATGGCTGACGACGCACGCGCTCACGCCGCCGAGGTGCTCGACGAGCTGTCGCCCGACAGATAGCGGTCGAGCGCCGCGGCGCTGACGAGCCAGCGGGCGCCGCTCGTCACGGCGTCCAGCTGTCCGGCGTGGATGCGCCGGCGGACGGTCTCCTCGCTGCAGCCGACGATGCGCGCGACGTCGGCGACGGTGTAGACCGTCGGCTGCTCGGCGGCGCCCTGGTTCAACGCGGCCTCCGCGATGGCAAGCGCGGCCCGCAGCTGTATGACGACGGCTTCGAGCGTTGACGGAACCACGCCTGTCGCGGCCGCTCGCCCGCCCCGAACCTGGCTCCTGTGGAACCGAGCGGTCATGCGAGTGCCCCCGTCGCGGCGGCGGTACGTGTCGAGCCCATCGCATCCCCCTCCGAGTGCTCGCGGAATCTGGTTCTCGGTAGCACCAGAACGGGGGACGGATATCGGACGGACCTGGCGCGGCACTTGCACTCGCGACACCAGGCGTATGCATCGTGTGCATACTGCGGCGACGTCGCGACTCGACGGCGAGGTTCGGACCGCCCTGGCGTGCCGCGAGGTGCACGCGGCGGCTTCGTCGTGCCGATCGGCCTTGCACGGACCTTGCGGAGGGTGGGCCAGTTGTATGCACTCGACCCATACCGGTTCGTGTGCCCGCGCCAGCGTCGTTCGGTGCAGCCGGCCACGGCACATGACCGAGTCGGCGCTCACGACGATCCGAGCGGAGGCCGATCAGATTTCGCCCCGGGTGCGCGCTCCTCACGGATCGCAGTAATGAGTTGACCATCGAGGCG carries:
- the icd gene encoding NADP-dependent isocitrate dehydrogenase, with translation MAEKIEKTDEGLLVPDEPIIPFVEGDGTGPDIWAASVRVFDAAVEKAYGGDRQIEWTEVLAGQKANDQVGEWLPKATIESFREHLIGIKGPLTTPVGEGFRSLNVAIRQILDLYVCLRPVRWYAGVPSPVKHPEKIDMVIFRENTEDVYAGKELQAGTDEARQALKFFADSYGWEIREDSGIGIKPISETGSKRLIRAAINFALENDRRKVTLVHKGNIMKFTEGAFRSWGYELVRDEFSDVAVSWEDSGGDPGDKLLVEDVIADAMLQQILTRPDEYDVIATMNLNGDYISDALAAQVGGIGIAPGGNINYETGVSVFEATHGTAPKYAGQDKVNPGSLILSGVSMLRRMGWSEAAETIVSSMEDTISQKLVTYDFERQMEGATLLRTSEFADAMIERM
- a CDS encoding tyrosine-type recombinase/integrase, coding for MAKLYPIDGGPRWGAPWYDASGRRRAVTAPTVEEAVAKRAKKMAGWTSDEKLGDFLSWWTTEYLPRRVANGRLAEETMDGYESSVRLHITPRIGAVGLTDLTATVLEGWLDELDDDGLGARGRQKALRTLSVALSVAVKRDLIGRNPARGVEGPRVVAKRVTPWTRSQAAAFIAASTEMPQLHGNLWLVQLGTGLRPSEALALHVDDVDLSRARARVHRNLSWRRGGRWVIKTTKGEDDVWLALPDFAVSAVTRHLEVRAAWAAWDGWQEHGLLFTARAGIPLRGTSIGTPLTKLCAQAGVPRVTPHGIRHQTASALLAAGKSLTDVQYVLRHKTQRLTSDLYGHMADDARAHAAEVLDELSPDR
- a CDS encoding helix-turn-helix domain-containing protein produces the protein MVPSTLEAVVIQLRAALAIAEAALNQGAAEQPTVYTVADVARIVGCSEETVRRRIHAGQLDAVTSGARWLVSAAALDRYLSGDSSSSTSAA